The following coding sequences lie in one Oligoflexus sp. genomic window:
- a CDS encoding formylglycine-generating enzyme family protein, whose translation MDISKALDELMLELPRGEIELRDDRKKTKWAVELEPFLISRFPVTQELYAAVLQRDPSCFKGARRPVETVSWFDAAAFCNRLSEILGLRPCYLVNSEGADIDESANGFRLPSEAQWEYACRADSGKVRYGEIDEIAWYAGNSEGCTHDVGLKAPNGWGVYDMLGNVWEWCEDLYDVEVYGTYRVFRGGGWNDEERGCLASNRRRSHPTYAIDDLGFRIARSRVKS comes from the coding sequence ATGGATATATCAAAAGCGCTGGATGAGCTGATGTTGGAATTGCCTCGTGGGGAGATTGAACTGCGGGATGATAGGAAGAAGACGAAGTGGGCTGTGGAGTTGGAGCCTTTTCTGATTTCCAGGTTTCCCGTGACGCAGGAGCTTTATGCGGCGGTTCTTCAGCGGGATCCTTCCTGTTTTAAAGGGGCCAGAAGGCCTGTGGAGACGGTGTCGTGGTTTGATGCTGCTGCATTCTGTAATAGGCTGTCGGAGATTTTGGGGTTGCGGCCTTGTTATTTAGTGAATAGCGAGGGGGCTGATATTGATGAGAGTGCGAATGGATTCCGTCTCCCGAGTGAAGCCCAGTGGGAGTATGCGTGTCGGGCTGATAGCGGGAAAGTGCGGTATGGAGAGATTGATGAGATTGCATGGTATGCGGGGAATTCTGAGGGTTGCACTCATGACGTTGGATTGAAAGCGCCGAATGGTTGGGGTGTTTACGATATGCTGGGCAATGTGTGGGAGTGGTGTGAGGATTTGTATGATGTCGAGGTTTACGGGACCTATCGGGTGTTCCGTGGTGGCGGGTGGAATGACGAGGAGCGTGGGTGTTTGGCCTCCAATCGGCGTCGGAGTCATCCGACTTATGCGATTGATGATCTTGGTTTTCGTATAGCGAGGTCACGCGTTAAGAGTTGA
- a CDS encoding patatin-like phospholipase family protein, whose amino-acid sequence MFYKILALDGGGLRSIYSAQLLFRLHDRYRILDKVDMIAGVSGGAITAAGLSCGWSPSQIVDFFAKDGPDIFERTVYPGVIDDLAYMHRSKYGEGRRRFFERYFGEKTLADAKRSLVIPSFDAKHRSGIWQTVSFNNFKNSPLRNVKLVDAVMSSSAAPVYFPVNTTEVEGFTTKYIDGGFWANNPSDTAFSEAVRDDHGGAAWDKVVVLSLGTTRGKKVLSTPKNNLGWLDWFRADLIDMILDAASKSAVDYKMQNYLGPRYHRMDTVLEEPIDLDDISSIQRLVGLANEYDMDAVEQWIEGFWL is encoded by the coding sequence ATGTTTTACAAAATCCTGGCCCTGGACGGTGGTGGTCTGCGTTCGATCTATTCCGCCCAACTCCTTTTCCGCCTGCACGATCGCTATCGCATCCTGGATAAGGTCGATATGATCGCCGGCGTCAGCGGCGGCGCGATCACGGCCGCGGGTTTATCCTGCGGCTGGTCGCCAAGCCAGATCGTGGATTTCTTTGCCAAAGACGGCCCGGATATTTTCGAACGCACGGTCTACCCGGGGGTGATCGACGACCTCGCGTACATGCACCGCAGTAAATATGGGGAAGGCCGCCGCCGCTTTTTTGAGCGGTACTTTGGCGAAAAAACCCTGGCCGATGCGAAGAGAAGCCTTGTTATCCCAAGCTTTGACGCCAAACACCGTTCGGGCATCTGGCAAACGGTGTCCTTTAATAATTTCAAAAATTCCCCGCTGCGCAATGTGAAGCTGGTCGACGCCGTGATGAGCAGCAGCGCAGCCCCGGTGTATTTCCCGGTGAACACCACCGAGGTCGAAGGCTTCACCACCAAATACATCGACGGCGGATTCTGGGCAAATAATCCGAGCGACACGGCCTTCAGTGAAGCCGTCCGCGATGATCACGGCGGCGCCGCCTGGGACAAGGTCGTGGTTCTTTCCCTGGGAACGACACGCGGAAAAAAGGTCCTTTCCACCCCGAAAAACAACCTCGGCTGGCTGGATTGGTTCCGAGCGGATCTGATTGATATGATTTTGGATGCGGCCTCGAAGAGCGCTGTGGATTATAAAATGCAAAATTACCTGGGCCCACGCTATCATCGTATGGATACCGTTCTGGAAGAACCGATCGACCTGGATGATATCAGCAGCATTCAAAGGCTCGTCGGGCTTGCCAATGAATACGATATGGATGCCGTCGAACAGTGGATTGAAGGCTTCTGGCTGTGA